The genomic window AATCATGTAGACCTATAATCCTAGAATCATAAAGAAGACGAAGGTGGCATAGCTGATTACTCTCATCTTACTTAACACTTATATTATGTTTGCAGTTTTGCATTTCACCTCTACATTTAGCAACATACAACTGACTCCATGAAAGGATAGATTATTACAAATGTTTGCACATGCCTTTCTAATAACCAAGAGATAGGGACAATGGGTGATGGCTGCATATCAGCTTGTCAAAAATGATATGAACAGACACTGTGCTACCAAAATGAGACTCACCATTGGGTGTTACTAGCAGAACAAAGCTCATTTAAACCTATCAGTTCTACCATTTTGATGAATGGATATAAGAATAGCATAATCATGTAGACCTGTAATCCTAGAAATATAAAGAAGACGAAGGTGCTTGGTGCTTGGGTTGAGGAGTGAGGAACAAACATAGAAAACAACGAAATACACACACAATCACAAGAAACTCAGAAAACTCAAGGCTCAAGTTAGAAAGTAACCATTAAAAAAGGTGAGATGTAAACATAATTAGACTTGAACAGGCAAAAGGGTGGACATACATGATAATAGAATGATCCACAAGGTAGTCTGAGCCTTCCTCTTCTGTTTTCATATAATAAACTCGATAAGCACGAGCAGCTTTCTTTACTTCATCCACAGTACCAGTTAACCCGATTATCTTAGGATGGAATTCTGCACAACAACAGAATGTAAGCGATGTTGTACATGGAAAGTTATTACAAAGTTGCTGACATACCATGCATTTAAATTGAAGTGTTGCAGTGAAAGTGTATAAGATGATACCTTTGACATATTCACCGACTTGCTCAACAGTATCTCTCTCAGGATCGACTGATATAAATATAGGTACAATTTCATAACCTGATTTTTCCTCTGCAGGTAAGAAGAAGAAAGGTCAGACCATTGTTCCATACAAATTATGTCTCTAAAAGTATAGTTCAAGCAATTTGGGAATGGCAATTCAATATATGTGTTCCGTTTGTGTCTAAGGGGTAATGTAACATGTTCATATAACATGTTCATAAATTCTAGACACTGATTAACAAAAACAGTGTTCCATTGGCAAAAATTAAAAACCACTTACTTATTTTGTCTATTGCAGCTGAAAGTTTTATTAGCTCATCTGGACAAATATCCGGACAATGagtgaaaccaaaataaatcaaattcCAGTTTCCCTTAAAATCCTTATCCGTGACATATTTTCCATCTTGGTTAACAAGCTTGAATTCACCACCAATATTTGCTTTTCCAGCTGATGGTCCTTGTTGAACGGCAGTGGAGGCTTTATGTATAcctgaaaaataacataaaaaggATGATTAAGGTGTTGCATTTGGGAAACCCTAAAAGTTGCCTGAAAACCAGATTACAATGGGATTATGGGAATCAAGGTACAACGTGAAATCCGcgaaaaaagaaatgaaatggaaGTGTTCAATTAGAAGACTTGAAATGAAATTTTGATTCTCGCATCTCTCTTCCAGTACCAACATTCTGATATTACTAATCTAATCCTACTCACCGTAGTAATCTACCTTCTATATGCCGTTTCTTCTCCTGCTCAAAATAATACAGAACTCCTCCTCCAGTTACTAGCAGTAAGAAAAAACTCAACCATGAAACCGGCTGCAAACATGaaagaaatcacccaattcaaCAAAACACAATAAAATAATTCCCAAGTACAAAACAAAAAATCTCCACATTTCCATCAAAAAATGAAATATCTCTATTCTCTTACTGTCTTGCAGTAATCTGTTCATAGCAGATAATATTATATTCCCAATTtaatcaaagccgaaatgaaacCAAACTAAAACTTACAGCGCCTCGTACTGACTTCCTAGCATTTTGATCagtctgctgctgctggtgagaTGATGAATCATCAGTTTCACCTCCATTTTCTTTACTCTTCCCAGCATCTTCTATAAGGTTCTTCAATTTAGGGGTTTCAGGCTTAGTACATAAGTACCTATTATACAAACTCAAAGCACCATATTTTTGTCCAATTAGAGAAACAACCTGCAAATCAGTAGAATATTAGGGcaaaatcaaaaatatgaaaCCCAAAGTaaagtaaaattaaaaaaaaaaaaaaaaaaaaaaaaagttttcataCCGGTTTAGATTGTGGAATGAGACCATCAGAAACCCTAGTTAACATTTCACTGGAAGGTAATACTGATGATGATGGGTTCAGCAAAGAACTCAAATGATGATGAGTGCTGGTTACTAAAGTACGACCGAAGCACCGAATATTATGTTGATTTCTTCTAATTACGATAGACGAAGCCATCACGAATTCTTTCGAGATCACTTCACAGTGAAGAGGACGAAGGCGAAGAGGAAAATAAATTTTCAGGGGAGGAAAACCCTTTGATCTAATTATTCACGGGCTTTGAGAAGAAAGCCCAGTTAGGTTTTAAGTCGGTGTATAATGGCCCCAAGCCCATGTAATGTCTGCCTATAAATACCaatatactccctccatcccactattagatgaacGATATTtttgggactactcaaaaaatggGGGGACTACTCTGAAGTTTTTGGGGTGGTTATTGGTAGTAATTTCCAATTACCccttatctgatttttttttaaaatacctactttacccttaatgattaacttagttagtgtgatgattaattagtgttagtgttatgattagtaacttattaattagtgattagtggTTCCATTAGTGGGATTGTTTTGTTCTAACATTATTAttgagagataagaagaagaagaagaagaagaagaagaagaagaagaagatgatacttcagaatcagaatcagaaccCCCTTTACCTCATTGTGTATTTGTCAATGCTTCTAATGATCCAAATATGAGTTATTTTTTAGATGATGAAAACTTTTTTCCCCAATCTCAAGCTAACCaaacaaatgatggattttatcagccacaacctgaaaatgaagctatgggtactcaggtatgcctcatatttagttaatgtagcttgaattgtgcaaaaTTTGTCCAAACTCAAAATTTCTGGAAAAAGTTCGGTCAGGTCAACCTAGTTCAGTTAACAAATTTAGCTTACGAGGTAAACGAACCGTTCttaatgtgtagttcggttactaatCTTAGCAGACGCAGGTAATCGAACtacatgttaatggtggttttttagagttCTGTTATGCTTTtccagaacatgtaaccgaactatttTTATAGAGTTTACAGTGCATTGTTCGGTTGAGTCGATATCATCACTTTTGTTACCGAACCTCCTGTTCGGTAATGTCACAGAATATATGTATACAGTGTTTCTAACCGAACCCATGATTTCGGTTTAGTCGAGTTTTTCAGTTTCATGGCCGAACTTTTACATAGAAAATCTAAATATCGAGTTCGGTAAGGCCCAAATATATTTCTGGAAACTACATAaccgaacttgttgttcggtaggGTCGATAAAAAAATTTAGATTACCGAACTTTAAGTGTTAATTGTTTATGGTACTGACGTTGTGTTATTACCTGTAGGTTGCATGTGATCCAATtgaaccaatggaaaaccaaccttccCTAGTTGATATTTTGTACCatgacacatcccatcactacatgaatgacttggtattcaCAAATCCGGAAGATGCAAGGAGTTGGGCTAGACAACATGCACAAAAGGACATGTGCGTCTTAGTATTGAATGGGAGATAAAGCAAAActcgctttgaaatggtttgtgagagaagcggtgatcccgagaaaagccacaagaggaagggttatgtttataaagaaaagacaaataggaagaacaaaactttctcaaagaagattaattTCCCATTCAAGCTTGCATTTAATTTAAACGAAGATAATTAAGGGTGGATGGGTTCTCTACAAGGTTATGAaaggttgtcataatcatcctcgtccggagcatcttgaaggacatttcatgGCGGAAAAGCTAACTCCTAAAGAGTTGGACAAGGTAGATAAAATGAGGACAATGGGTATTTCACCGGttcaaatgctccaaatactaaaggaGGATAACACGGATAACCACTCATTTTTGTCCacaatttacaatgcaattgagacaattagaaggaaggaatggagaaatagacaagtaatgcaacaattgttttttttggcccaagagaaaaactacgcggttcaaaaggatgtggattcggaAGGAGAGATAACACAACCCTTTATTGCGTATCCgacgagtgttcaattggctcaatgctttcatcaagttctaataatggattgcacttataagacgaacaattacgagatgccattgttgaatattgtggggcgtacttcgacgaagtcaccgtttaccgtggcGTTTTGTTTCTTAAGAGATGAGCAAGAACCTAGTTTCACTTGGGAACTAAAACAAGTTAAGGAAATCTTACGAGGTTATGATATTCCCGGGGTTATAGTGACGGATAATGATGTcgcattgatgaatgcaatagaggAAGTGTTCCCACtatcacataatatgctttgtacgttccatatatggtgtaatttgatgaataggtgcaagccaatAATTTTTCCATCCAAGAAAATAGGATATGAAGAA from Papaver somniferum cultivar HN1 unplaced genomic scaffold, ASM357369v1 unplaced-scaffold_19, whole genome shotgun sequence includes these protein-coding regions:
- the LOC113338746 gene encoding protein SCO1 homolog 1, mitochondrial-like; this translates as MASSIVIRRNQHNIRCFGRTLVTSTHHHLSSLLNPSSSVLPSSEMLTRVSDGLIPQSKPVVSLIGQKYGALSLYNRYLCTKPETPKLKNLIEDAGKSKENGGETDDSSSHQQQQTDQNARKSVRGAPVSWLSFFLLLVTGGGVLYYFEQEKKRHIEGIHKASTAVQQGPSAGKANIGGEFKLVNQDGKYVTDKDFKGNWNLIYFGFTHCPDICPDELIKLSAAIDKIKEKSGYEIVPIFISVDPERDTVEQVGEYVKEFHPKIIGLTGTVDEVKKAARAYRVYYMKTEEEGSDYLVDHSIIMYLMNPEMEFTKYFGKNENVDSLTDGIIHEVKMYSQSKSLFARLFNL